A section of the Tumebacillus amylolyticus genome encodes:
- a CDS encoding non-ribosomal peptide synthetase → MKSEQQVVERSHHLFNLSARSEAGVRQAALKLSQHLDQEPNQSLPNLAYTMHVGRKQFDHRLNLVASSKEDLQELCRQAAEQPWEHGMVIGGASYRQRVGKQAPKLAFLFTGQGNQYTGMGQELYESSSVFKEAVDMCVAILDPYYPVPFLQYMFNPMYADELDMIYIATPAMFVLEYAVAKLWMSWGIKPDIVMGHSFGEYVAATICGAMTPEEAIPLLVERGRLMHEEMEEGGMVSVLCERDVLQIYLDNYREHLSIATQNSPQSFVISGRVAAIEDLITHLEANNIVHKRLPISVAGHSPLMDPILAPFKEHIEQNIKFKPLSIPLVSNLTAEVMENVVLDAQYWGRHMREPVLFSQGVEFLLKQGVTAFVEVGPHPVLKTMVDTMTDGTPLVVGSLNRKESPWKAILISLGQLAAAGVNVDWHAFDADYRRRRVHAPTYPFERKSYWISFDTPALQLAPDASAFQEVAATAQVEEKVQRSTRPTLDLLEQFWKEVLGISKVEPDDHFLTLGGDSLMMIQIKSRVQKALGIDIPIKDVFLHPTFSDFVAHVDSLRQEAADDEEAEIKPAEVKEVYPLSHTQRRLWFLYKFQPESPVYNMPSHYLLKGQVNVEWLEQALQFMVDRHSAFRTVFTEIDGKPYQVVRPEWKFQLVYFDGTGLNTREEQMRYGEQRVIEDQNIPFNLTEGPLLRAMLFKLSDDEFHFYINQAHIITDGWSLDLFRKELLEAYHAIANNQAPAMKKAVQYIDYVEWYEAEQANGRWAKEETFWLQTLAKPLPVLNLPTDFPRPEIQTYNGALGRLNLTDELATSLRTFAQREGVSMYMLLISAFKMLLHHLSGEDDLLVGTPVMGRTVEALESTMGFFANSVVIRTRMNSVETLRDLLKQVTGQSFDAFEHQSYPFDKLVDQVNVERDMSRSPIFTTFFSYRYVTEGKEAEDQLIRFTAPGEESRGLGHNVSKFDLSCIVNGKDDEMTVLFEYNTDLFRAETIDRFLDGYRQVLEAYVADANQSVRELNLLTVEEQTLYDALNDTTADFPSEQTIPALFYAQAAKHADAPALSDPEQTLTYRELNERSNRIAHELRTRGIGKNSIVGVLMERSVDAVIAILGVLKSGAAYVPIDPSYPESRVRFMMEDSAAALLLTHEATVAALDLQGSDKTLCLEHLASDLPTADLDLNTEPHDLAYMIYTSGSTGTPKGTELHHVGVANLTQWKRDRYAYSTQDIILQFASFSFDASVWEMFPALLNGAHVYLLGEEERTSVEGFTAAVERMKATTVTLPTVFFNQLSRHLSDDDLRKFETLQRIFVAGEALQGEVVRAWQRRFGERILIVNAYGPTESTVCATVYEIDHRVSDEQVHIPIGTPIANTRIYILGANLKPCPVNAVGELHIESVGLARGYRNQAERTEQAFIPHPFSEEPGAVLYKSGDLARLLPDGTIEFIGRRDDQVKIRGHRIEIGEIEESLLRHPSVKNGAVVAPKLPSGGHQLIAYVTAHAEAQASGDSLDTSSVRAFLAKHLPDYMVPSHFVALDEMPLTPNGKIDRKKLLSLDIEVEAVGYVPPQDELQAKLAYAWEKCLYREQVGIHDNFFSVGGDSIISMQVVSVLNREGLRVKTQDLFKHQTIAELADHIETNDLYLREDHAQEVSVSGVVPLGPIQQHLFELENTDREYYLLALILDIRKPVVSEHVQGALDLLLEHHDMLRATYSFENGEVIQTILPKEEAKLQLEVHEFPEMDMEGVFAECTRLEAELKASIKFADGLVVKAALLNFGKRQARLIFIIHHLVTDMVSSRILTTDLISLYEHLEQGKEAKLPQKSSTYDAWVRSTTKHMNGPEGERAFSYWKPFLDVAGEVALPVDVPNGPNRMMDNTELFVSIDEDATTKLLTEVTERYSTSIKEVLLTTMLRSVAKWTGQEWVGLATEGHGRDEIAEDDDINLERTVGWFTSVYPFYARIDENQPVRESISQVVENLGNLPHGGASFNMLRYLSEEQSVRELFSNFRMPEVCYNFFGQYDNMRSLTLDWSPGVQFVENHPSDSENHFDLLIRGRIRDGKLSMGFQFSKERYHEATIQGLMQLFEAEIRHIVQAHI, encoded by the coding sequence TTGAAATCCGAACAGCAAGTGGTAGAACGCTCACACCATCTCTTCAACCTGTCTGCCCGAAGCGAGGCAGGCGTACGCCAAGCTGCGTTGAAACTGAGCCAACACTTGGATCAGGAACCGAACCAATCTCTCCCGAACCTGGCGTACACGATGCACGTGGGACGCAAACAGTTTGATCACCGACTGAACCTCGTTGCTTCCTCCAAGGAAGACTTGCAAGAACTCTGCCGTCAAGCGGCGGAACAGCCTTGGGAGCACGGGATGGTGATCGGCGGGGCCTCGTACCGCCAACGGGTCGGCAAACAGGCACCCAAGCTCGCGTTTCTTTTTACCGGTCAGGGCAACCAGTACACTGGGATGGGGCAGGAATTGTACGAAAGCTCCTCTGTGTTCAAGGAAGCGGTGGATATGTGCGTCGCCATCCTTGATCCGTACTACCCGGTTCCCTTTTTGCAATACATGTTTAACCCGATGTACGCAGACGAACTGGACATGATCTACATTGCCACGCCTGCGATGTTCGTTTTGGAATACGCAGTCGCCAAACTCTGGATGTCGTGGGGGATCAAGCCGGATATCGTAATGGGTCACAGCTTCGGCGAATACGTGGCGGCGACGATTTGCGGTGCGATGACGCCGGAAGAAGCGATCCCGCTGCTCGTGGAGCGCGGGCGACTGATGCATGAAGAAATGGAAGAGGGCGGCATGGTGTCCGTCCTCTGTGAGCGGGACGTGCTCCAGATCTATCTGGACAACTATCGCGAACATCTCTCCATCGCGACACAGAACTCCCCGCAATCGTTCGTCATCTCCGGTCGAGTGGCGGCGATTGAAGACTTGATCACCCATCTGGAAGCGAACAACATCGTTCACAAACGTCTGCCGATCTCGGTTGCGGGGCACTCGCCGTTGATGGACCCGATCTTGGCTCCGTTCAAGGAGCATATCGAACAGAACATCAAGTTCAAGCCGCTTTCCATTCCGCTGGTCTCCAACTTGACCGCCGAAGTGATGGAGAACGTCGTTCTCGATGCACAGTACTGGGGGCGCCATATGCGCGAACCTGTACTTTTTTCCCAAGGCGTTGAATTCCTGCTGAAGCAGGGGGTGACTGCGTTTGTCGAGGTCGGTCCGCACCCCGTCCTGAAGACGATGGTCGATACGATGACCGATGGAACTCCGCTGGTCGTTGGCTCGTTGAACCGCAAAGAGTCCCCGTGGAAAGCGATCTTGATCTCGCTCGGTCAATTGGCTGCAGCCGGGGTGAATGTGGACTGGCACGCGTTTGACGCCGACTACAGACGTCGCCGCGTACATGCGCCGACCTATCCGTTTGAGCGCAAATCGTACTGGATTTCGTTTGACACGCCGGCTTTGCAACTGGCGCCGGATGCGAGCGCGTTCCAAGAAGTCGCCGCTACGGCACAAGTCGAGGAAAAAGTACAACGCTCCACTCGTCCGACGCTCGACTTGCTTGAACAGTTCTGGAAGGAAGTCCTCGGCATCTCCAAAGTCGAGCCGGATGACCACTTCCTGACGCTCGGCGGTGACTCGCTGATGATGATCCAGATCAAGTCGCGGGTTCAAAAAGCGCTGGGGATCGACATCCCGATCAAGGACGTGTTCCTGCACCCGACGTTCTCCGATTTCGTCGCCCACGTCGACTCCTTGCGCCAAGAAGCGGCCGACGACGAAGAAGCGGAGATCAAGCCCGCCGAGGTCAAGGAAGTCTATCCGCTGTCCCATACGCAACGCAGACTGTGGTTCCTCTACAAATTCCAACCGGAATCCCCGGTTTACAACATGCCGTCGCACTATCTGCTCAAGGGTCAGGTCAACGTCGAATGGCTGGAACAAGCCCTCCAATTCATGGTTGACCGCCACAGCGCGTTCCGCACCGTGTTCACGGAGATCGACGGCAAGCCGTACCAAGTGGTGCGCCCAGAATGGAAGTTCCAACTGGTCTACTTTGACGGAACGGGTCTCAATACCCGCGAAGAGCAGATGAGATACGGCGAACAGCGCGTCATCGAGGACCAGAACATTCCGTTCAATCTCACCGAAGGCCCGCTGCTGCGCGCGATGTTGTTCAAATTAAGCGACGACGAGTTCCATTTCTACATCAACCAAGCGCACATCATCACCGACGGATGGAGTTTGGACTTGTTCCGCAAAGAACTGCTCGAAGCCTACCATGCGATCGCCAACAACCAGGCACCCGCGATGAAAAAAGCGGTGCAGTACATCGACTATGTGGAATGGTACGAAGCTGAGCAAGCAAACGGCCGCTGGGCGAAGGAAGAGACGTTCTGGCTCCAAACCCTTGCCAAGCCGCTTCCGGTGCTCAACCTGCCGACCGATTTCCCGCGACCGGAAATTCAAACCTACAACGGGGCTTTGGGTCGCCTCAACTTGACGGACGAGTTGGCAACGTCCCTGCGCACGTTCGCTCAGCGTGAAGGCGTGTCGATGTACATGCTTTTGATCTCTGCGTTCAAGATGCTCCTCCACCACCTCAGCGGCGAAGACGACTTGCTCGTCGGGACGCCGGTCATGGGCCGTACGGTGGAAGCGCTGGAATCGACGATGGGCTTTTTCGCAAACTCGGTCGTCATCCGCACTCGCATGAACAGCGTGGAAACCCTGCGCGATCTCTTAAAGCAAGTGACGGGTCAGAGCTTCGATGCGTTCGAGCACCAGTCGTATCCGTTCGACAAATTGGTCGATCAAGTGAACGTCGAGCGCGACATGAGCCGTTCGCCGATCTTCACCACGTTCTTCTCCTATCGCTATGTGACCGAAGGCAAGGAAGCGGAGGATCAACTGATCCGCTTCACCGCACCGGGTGAAGAATCGCGCGGATTGGGTCACAACGTCTCCAAGTTCGACCTCTCCTGCATCGTCAACGGCAAGGACGACGAGATGACCGTTCTGTTTGAATACAACACCGACCTCTTCCGGGCCGAAACGATCGACCGCTTCCTCGACGGCTACCGTCAAGTGCTGGAAGCGTATGTCGCCGACGCCAACCAGTCGGTTCGCGAGTTGAACTTGCTGACGGTTGAAGAGCAAACTCTGTACGATGCGCTCAACGACACCACGGCAGACTTCCCGTCAGAGCAGACCATCCCGGCGCTGTTCTACGCACAAGCTGCGAAACACGCAGACGCTCCGGCTCTCTCCGATCCTGAGCAGACGCTGACATACCGCGAGCTAAACGAACGCTCCAACCGGATTGCACACGAGCTTCGTACACGCGGCATCGGCAAAAACTCTATCGTCGGCGTGCTCATGGAACGCTCCGTGGACGCGGTGATCGCCATCCTCGGTGTTCTCAAATCGGGTGCCGCCTATGTGCCGATTGACCCGAGTTATCCTGAATCCCGTGTACGCTTCATGATGGAAGACAGCGCAGCGGCGCTTTTACTGACGCATGAGGCGACCGTCGCAGCTCTCGACCTTCAAGGCAGCGATAAAACGCTCTGTCTCGAACACCTCGCGTCCGACTTGCCGACCGCCGATCTGGACTTGAACACGGAGCCGCATGACCTCGCGTACATGATCTACACATCCGGCTCCACCGGCACGCCGAAGGGGACGGAACTGCACCACGTCGGTGTCGCCAACTTGACACAGTGGAAGCGGGATCGGTACGCGTACTCGACGCAGGACATCATCCTTCAATTCGCATCGTTCTCGTTCGACGCATCGGTCTGGGAGATGTTCCCGGCTCTGCTCAACGGGGCGCATGTGTACTTGCTCGGCGAGGAGGAACGTACCTCCGTCGAAGGCTTCACGGCGGCTGTTGAGCGCATGAAGGCGACGACCGTTACGCTTCCGACCGTGTTCTTCAACCAACTGAGCCGTCATCTGAGCGACGACGACCTCCGCAAATTCGAGACGCTCCAGCGCATTTTCGTGGCAGGGGAAGCTCTCCAAGGTGAAGTCGTCCGCGCTTGGCAACGCCGCTTCGGGGAACGCATCCTCATCGTCAACGCATACGGCCCGACCGAATCGACCGTCTGCGCCACCGTGTACGAAATCGACCATCGGGTGTCGGACGAGCAAGTTCACATCCCGATCGGCACCCCGATTGCGAATACACGCATCTACATCCTCGGCGCGAACCTCAAGCCGTGCCCCGTCAACGCCGTGGGCGAGTTGCACATCGAGAGCGTCGGGTTGGCAAGAGGCTACCGCAACCAAGCAGAACGTACGGAACAAGCGTTCATCCCGCATCCGTTCTCGGAGGAGCCGGGAGCGGTGCTCTACAAATCTGGCGACTTGGCTCGACTGTTACCGGACGGAACCATCGAGTTCATCGGACGTCGCGACGACCAAGTGAAAATCCGCGGCCACCGTATCGAAATCGGGGAGATCGAAGAGAGCCTCCTGCGCCACCCGTCCGTCAAAAACGGCGCTGTCGTCGCGCCGAAACTGCCGAGCGGAGGTCACCAGTTGATCGCCTACGTGACCGCGCACGCAGAAGCCCAAGCTTCGGGAGACAGCCTGGACACCTCCTCCGTCCGCGCTTTCCTCGCCAAACACTTGCCGGACTACATGGTACCGTCGCACTTCGTCGCCCTCGACGAGATGCCGCTGACCCCCAACGGCAAGATCGACCGGAAAAAACTGCTCTCCCTCGACATCGAGGTCGAAGCAGTCGGCTACGTCCCGCCGCAAGACGAGTTGCAAGCCAAACTCGCCTACGCGTGGGAAAAATGCCTCTACCGGGAGCAAGTCGGCATCCACGACAACTTTTTCTCCGTCGGGGGTGACTCGATCATCTCGATGCAGGTGGTTTCGGTGCTCAATCGAGAAGGGCTGCGCGTGAAAACGCAAGACCTCTTCAAACACCAAACCATCGCCGAACTTGCCGACCACATCGAAACCAACGACCTCTACTTGCGCGAAGATCATGCGCAAGAAGTGTCCGTCTCCGGTGTCGTGCCGCTCGGCCCGATTCAGCAGCACCTGTTCGAACTGGAGAACACCGACCGTGAATACTATCTGCTCGCCCTCATTCTCGATATCCGCAAGCCGGTCGTGTCCGAACACGTGCAAGGAGCGCTGGATTTGTTGCTTGAACACCACGACATGCTCCGTGCGACGTACTCGTTTGAGAACGGCGAAGTCATCCAGACGATCCTCCCCAAGGAGGAAGCCAAGCTTCAACTGGAAGTCCACGAGTTCCCCGAGATGGACATGGAGGGCGTCTTCGCCGAATGTACGCGCCTCGAAGCGGAGCTCAAAGCGAGCATCAAGTTCGCGGACGGCTTGGTGGTCAAAGCGGCCCTGCTGAACTTCGGCAAGCGCCAAGCCCGCTTGATTTTTATCATCCACCATCTCGTCACCGACATGGTGTCGTCGCGGATCTTGACCACCGACCTGATCTCTCTCTACGAGCATCTGGAGCAAGGTAAAGAAGCGAAGTTGCCGCAGAAATCCAGCACCTACGACGCATGGGTGCGCTCGACAACCAAGCACATGAACGGCCCCGAAGGCGAGCGAGCCTTCTCGTACTGGAAACCGTTCTTGGACGTGGCAGGGGAGGTCGCGTTGCCGGTCGATGTGCCGAACGGCCCGAACCGGATGATGGACAACACCGAACTTTTTGTCTCCATTGACGAAGACGCAACGACCAAACTGTTAACCGAAGTCACGGAGCGCTACAGTACGTCGATCAAGGAAGTCCTGCTCACCACGATGCTTCGCTCCGTCGCCAAATGGACAGGGCAGGAGTGGGTCGGACTCGCGACCGAAGGCCACGGACGTGACGAAATCGCCGAGGATGACGACATCAACCTCGAACGCACCGTGGGCTGGTTCACCTCCGTCTATCCGTTCTATGCACGCATTGACGAGAACCAACCGGTGCGAGAGTCGATTTCGCAAGTTGTGGAGAACTTGGGCAACCTGCCGCACGGCGGGGCGTCGTTTAACATGTTGCGCTACTTGAGCGAAGAGCAGAGCGTGCGGGAGTTGTTCAGCAACTTCCGGATGCCGGAGGTCTGCTACAACTTCTTTGGCCAGTACGACAACATGCGCTCTCTGACGTTGGACTGGTCGCCGGGCGTTCAGTTTGTCGAGAACCATCCGTCCGACAGCGAGAACCATTTTGATCTCTTGATTCGCGGTCGGATTCGCGACGGCAAGCTCTCGATGGGCTTCCAGTTCTCGAAGGAACGTTACCACGAAGCTACGATTCAGGGACTCATGCAGTTGTTTGAAGCGGAAATCCGCCACATTGTGCAAGCCCACATCTGA